CGAATGGTGTGGTTTCTGGTGGTGGGGGAATATTATGGTCCCATGGAGAAGGAACATTTGCTCCAACGGTGAAGCCACGGTAGTTTACGGTGGAAAACAATTGTGGCAGAAGAAGAAACGATGCCAAGAGGCATATGTGGAAGATGCCTCTAACCATTTTTTGAAGTTCTTGGATATGAGTTTGTATGGGGAATTGTCAAAATTTCATGGTGTGATGTCTTAACTAATTAAAgggttattattttatatattaaattgaaTAATATTTGTGTTTATTATGAGTTTGTGTGTATGTACTTTGCAAGTGATTGTTATTGGGGTGAACATGATGATGTGTGTTGTCTTTGCTTGGGATTGTATACATTATGATATCGTGACTCATTTTCTTATTTAGCAACCTAtgattataaaaacataaaatatcaaTCCTATATATAGATGTCTGTATTTGATTCCATAGAAAAAACTGTCAAAAGAATAAAGAGGAGGAAAAGTAActtcaaaggaagaagaagatgtgtgTGTTTCCAATGTTAAAGTAACCTTCCATGTGCTTTTAGCTCAGTTTCTACTCTTGTAGTTTCAAGCACACGCAAACCCTTTCAATAATCTTTGTTTACTTTTATGTTactatatgattatataatttatattgtacAACTTTCCAATATATGAAAGTAAAAGttaaatcaacttcaatgttCCAAAAAGGGTTTAAACGGCGACAATTTTTATGAATTGCTTAACTTCTAAATCGTCTAAGAATCATAAcattttaacaataaaattatactaaagtttttcaaaaaaaaaaaattatactatagaataataatataataatatgatataaattattgtttacaaatcaaaatatttatattatgtatttattagTATACTAAGACCATCCACAACGGGATTCCTTAAAGGAATCCTTAGCGCAAATCCTTGGGTTTGTTTTAATAAAGTATTATTAATTATCCTAATTGAACTAAGGATTGGTCCGTGGAGAAGGATTTTAAGGATCAAGTCCTTGTGTACGTGTCATCGCTTGAGTGGGTCGGTCTCGGTTTAGGGATTGGCTtgggtaaaaaaaaagaaaaacattctcgaccgaaggaaaaaaaaaagagctctGGAGATAAAGGCGACATcgcggcgatctctctctctcagcttGACGAAGGTAAATCCAGGCCTTAAAGTTGTAGATTTCTCGATTAAGATCAGTTTCTATCTTGTTTGTTGTCTAAAAAGGGCTGGGTTGTGTAGTTTCGATCGATTTGGGAAAAGTTTAGAAATTAGGGTTTGAAAACTATTTGGGAGAAAATCGATTTCGGGATTCTTTACTTTTGTAGATATGGTTTCCAAACAATTTCGGTTTCAATTGGAGGCAAATCTTCTCTTTATTTCTTATACGGtttgaaatttcattttttgtttcaatCGATTAACCGTTTCAAAAccttttatttttgaatcgaaacCTGTTCTTattgatttgtcattttaaatgTTTGCAATCGATTACGACGAGATTGTGTTATCTTAGGATTATTTGTGTTCGATTTCAATCTGTTCTTATGGATTTGTCATATTTGTTcttataaaatgataatattggTTCCTTGGTCGTTGGTTTGATGATGATTATTGTTTATTGGTCGTTGGTTTGATGTTGGTTTGATGTTGGTTTGATACTCTTACAATCCGAGCCCATCTTACCATCCTTGGTCGTTGGTTTGCTGTATATAACTTGCATCATTTCTTTCAGGTAAACGAATATGGGACATGATTACAGTTACAGCCAgccatcttcatcatcaaactCTGTAGACATAACCTCCCTCCTTGAAGCAGAATGTCAGATGTACGCGGATGAAGCTGAGAGTAGCTACTTCAATGCTATGGCGACTGAGTACCAAGCTCAACCAGAGGCTGATGATGGAATCCCGACTACATGCTACTGTGGTGCGGAGCCTGTTATCCGATACTCTTACACTCCTAAAAACCCATACAGACGGTACTTTACGTGCGACAATGCTGAGGATGGAGACTGCCACGTTTGGAAATGGTGGGACGTGGCGgccatggaggagatgagggacTTTCAGAGGGAGCTTAGGCAGCTTAAGGGTCAAGTTAATGAGAGTGAGCATAAGCTGTGTATCCTCGAGAAGACAGTATCCGAGTTTTCAAAGAAGGAAGCAGGAGTTAAGCTAATGGTCTTTAGCTTAGTTTTAATAGGGTTGGTGTTACTGATTCTGCGTGGTGAGTTTCTGTTCCTTGTGATTCTTTCATCTCAGTTGGTTAGCAATATGATAGTTTCATCTCATTTTTCAGGAATATTTGGAAATGGTTCAAAGGAATGTCGCGCGTTTCTGTAATAAGGTAAGATATTGGTATTTTTTTCATAGGGTATGTACTTAGTATTTTGAATTTGCCTAGGTTGAATTTTGCAAGCTAAAATCATTTAATGAATTGGtgttaaatgataatattttgctATCAACCTTCCTATCTGTTCTGATTTGATTGGCTTTTATTGCTTCTTAGTTAGTACTTAAACTTAGTCGAATAGTTAATGTTCCAGCTTCCCaactgctttgatttgattgCCTTAATTAGCTCTAAGTCATAGAAGGCTTACTTAAGCCTCTGTGTCGCTAGTAGAGAGGCACAGAGCAACCATGGCTAACTCGTCAAGCTATGTTAACCTACTACATAGTCAACATCCAGTTGACCTTGAATCACCCGAACCTTTTTGGTTCGGTAGCCA
The Brassica napus cultivar Da-Ae chromosome A1, Da-Ae, whole genome shotgun sequence DNA segment above includes these coding regions:
- the LOC106413115 gene encoding uncharacterized protein LOC106413115, coding for MGHDYSYSQPSSSSNSVDITSLLEAECQMYADEAESSYFNAMATEYQAQPEADDGIPTTCYCGAEPVIRYSYTPKNPYRRYFTCDNAEDGDCHVWKWWDVAAMEEMRDFQRELRQLKGQVNESEHKLCILEKTVSEFSKKEAGVKLMVFSLVLIGLVLLILRGEFLFLVILSSQLVSNMIVSSHFSGIFGNGSKECRAFL